The DNA window TGCCCGCGGCCACGCCGTAGCGCAGGGCGAGGAACAGGAGCGGCGGCGTCTCCTTCAGGATGAGTTCGTTGACGATGAACGTCGAGCCCCAGATCGCCGTCACGACGACGAGGGCGGAATCGGCGAGGAGCGCCTCGCGGCGCGGCACGTCCAAAGGGCTCACGGCCGGCGGATGATACGGGCCCGCCGGACCCCGGCAGTTATCATCACGGGCCCATGACTTCGGCCCCTCGCGTCCGCTTCGCCCCCTCGCCCACCGGCTCCCTCCACGTCGGCGGCGCCCGCACCGCTCTCTACAACTGGCTCTTCGCGCGCCGCCACGGCGGCACCTTCATCCTCCGGATCGAGGACACCGACGTCGACCGGAACAAGCCCGAGCTCGTCGACCAGATCCTCGAGGCGATGACCTGGCTCGGCCTGACGTGGGACGAGGGCCCGTTCCGCCAGAGCGAGAGGTACGGCCTCTACCGCGAGGCGGCCGCCCGGCTCCTCGCCGAAGGGAAGGCCTACCGCGCCTTCGAGACCCCCGAGGAGCTCGAGGCCGCGCGCAAGGCGGCCGACGCCGCCGGAGAGACGTTCCGGTATTCCGGCGCGGGGCGCGAGATCCCGGTGGCCGAGTCGGACCGCCGCGCCGCCGCGGGAGAGCCGTTCGTCATCCGGCTGAAGATGCCGGACGAGGCGATCGTCGTCGACGACATCGTCCAGGGCCGGGCCGAGTTCCCGGCCGGCTCGCTCGACGACTTCGTCCTGATGCGCTCCGACGGCCACCCGCTCTACCACTTCTCCGTCTGCGTCGACGACGTGGAGATGCGGATCACGCACGTCGTGCGGGGCGTCGACCACCTCCCGAACACGCCCAAGCACGTCGCCCTCTTCGCCGCCCTCGGC is part of the Holophagales bacterium genome and encodes:
- a CDS encoding glutamate--tRNA ligase, encoding MTSAPRVRFAPSPTGSLHVGGARTALYNWLFARRHGGTFILRIEDTDVDRNKPELVDQILEAMTWLGLTWDEGPFRQSERYGLYREAAARLLAEGKAYRAFETPEELEAARKAADAAGETFRYSGAGREIPVAESDRRAAAGEPFVIRLKMPDEAIVVDDIVQGRAEFPAGSLDDFVLMRSDGHPLYHFSVCVDDVEMRITHVVRGVDHLPNTPKHVALFAALGAEPPKFAHLGMILGADGKKLSKRHGAAGAEEFRAQGLLPEALVNFLALLGWSPGEDRERMTMDEMASLFSLERIGPSPSRFDHEKLAWLNGQYLQDVPDARLLELARPFGLPRRAARTRRSSARSRSRSSARRPSSSSRRASPSTGTTPPSTTPRE